A portion of the Paenibacillus hamazuiensis genome contains these proteins:
- a CDS encoding aminotransferase class I/II-fold pyridoxal phosphate-dependent enzyme, whose protein sequence is MEQHRTPLFTALLEHAKRNPIPFHIPGHKKGVGMESEFRAFLGENVLSIDLINIAPLDDLHQPAGVIDEAQRLAAHAFGADYTLFSVQGTSGANMTMIMSVCGPGDKIIVPRNLHKSILSAIVLAGSKPVFVTPERDAKWGIDHGISVRSVRKALERHPDAKAVLVINPTYFGVCTNLKAIVELAHQYGIPVLVDEAHGALLHFHETLPLSAMQAGADMAATSMHKLGGSLTQSSLLHIKKGIVQPKKVQTIFSMLTTTSTSYILLSSLDAARKHLALQGRNLLEKAISLAEYARERINEIPGLASFGREILWTDAAFDFDPTKLTVHVRELGITGYEAENWLRQHHNIEVELSDMYNILCIVTPGDSEETVDCLLKALSELAEVHPVKRDFREVEVNVPDIPQLTLTPRDAFYGDTELVPLKQSAGRIMAESVYVYPPGIPILLPGELIAEQHIRYILDHLEVGLPVKGPEDPSLQNVKVVVEAKAIF, encoded by the coding sequence ATGGAGCAACATCGTACACCATTATTTACGGCATTGCTTGAGCATGCCAAGCGGAACCCGATTCCATTCCACATACCGGGTCATAAAAAAGGAGTAGGAATGGAAAGCGAGTTTAGAGCATTTTTGGGCGAGAACGTCCTGTCCATCGATTTAATCAATATCGCACCTCTCGATGATTTGCATCAGCCCGCCGGTGTGATTGACGAAGCGCAGCGCTTGGCCGCTCATGCATTTGGCGCAGACTATACTTTGTTCTCCGTACAAGGGACAAGCGGAGCCAATATGACCATGATCATGTCGGTCTGCGGGCCGGGCGATAAGATTATCGTGCCGCGTAACCTCCATAAGTCGATTTTATCTGCGATCGTCCTTGCCGGCTCGAAGCCCGTCTTCGTAACGCCCGAACGGGATGCAAAATGGGGAATCGATCACGGCATTTCCGTCCGTTCGGTGAGGAAGGCGCTTGAAAGGCATCCGGATGCCAAGGCTGTGCTCGTCATCAATCCGACTTATTTCGGCGTATGCACGAATTTAAAGGCGATCGTCGAACTTGCCCATCAATACGGCATTCCCGTCCTTGTCGACGAAGCGCATGGAGCGCTGCTGCACTTTCACGAAACGCTGCCGCTGTCGGCTATGCAGGCCGGGGCGGATATGGCTGCGACCAGCATGCACAAGCTTGGCGGGTCGCTCACGCAAAGCTCGCTGCTTCATATTAAAAAAGGGATCGTACAGCCCAAAAAGGTGCAGACGATTTTCAGCATGCTGACAACGACATCCACGTCCTACATTTTGCTTTCCTCCTTGGACGCGGCGCGCAAGCATCTCGCCTTGCAAGGCCGCAATTTATTGGAAAAGGCGATCAGCCTCGCCGAATATGCCAGGGAACGAATCAATGAAATACCCGGCCTCGCTTCTTTCGGCAGAGAAATATTGTGGACCGATGCGGCGTTCGATTTCGATCCGACAAAGCTTACGGTGCATGTACGGGAGCTCGGCATTACCGGATACGAGGCGGAAAATTGGCTGCGGCAGCACCACAATATCGAGGTGGAACTGAGCGATATGTACAACATCCTTTGCATCGTGACTCCGGGCGATTCGGAAGAAACCGTAGATTGCCTGCTCAAAGCTTTGTCGGAGCTTGCGGAGGTCCATCCCGTTAAACGCGATTTCCGGGAGGTGGAGGTGAACGTTCCGGATATCCCGCAGCTGACGCTTACGCCGAGGGATGCTTTTTATGGGGACACCGAGCTCGTTCCCTTAAAGCAATCGGCCGGACGCATTATGGCTGAATCCGTTTATGTGTACCCGCCGGGAATTCCCATTTTGCTACCCGGCGAGCTGATCGCGGAACAGCACATTCGTTATATCCTCGATCATTTGGAAGTCGGTCTTCCCGTAAAAGGACCCGAGGATCCATCCCTGCAAAACGTCAAGGTTGTTGTTGAAGCGAAAGCGATTTTTTAG